The following are encoded in a window of Artemia franciscana chromosome 19, ASM3288406v1, whole genome shotgun sequence genomic DNA:
- the LOC136039579 gene encoding uncharacterized protein LOC136039579 — protein MREVNWVSLRHVESNLPTFTLKVRNGPVHHRKVSVEMPCVAGMFKAVTPIKTVATPLRKVYAHVISTSACHKRWSERSPNQPNIKKEESEKPVGRRPIMDIKALKEAPKPALWLGVGGLVPFVVPPVVMLLTGYYVPQVH, from the exons ATGAGAGAAGTAAACTGGGTATCCTTGCGACACGTTGAATCGAACCTACCAACCTTTACTTTGAAGGTGAGGAACGGTCCAGTACACCATCGCAag gtcTCAGTTGAAATGCCTTGTGTAGCGGGTATGTTTAAAGCAGTAACACCTATAAAGACAGTGGCAACTCCACTAAGGAAAGTATATGCACACGTTATCAGCACTTCAGCGTGTCACAAACGGTGGTCCGAAAGAAGTCCCAATCAACCAAACATCAAAAAGGAGGAAAGTGAGAAACCAGTTGGACGCAGACCCATTATGGACATAAAAGCTTTAAAGGAGGCACCGAAACCTGCACTCTGGTTGGGTGTTGGGGGCCTAGTACCTTTTGTTGTGCCCCCAGTGGTAATGTTACTCACTGGATACTATGTGCCTCAAGTCCATTAA